In Borrelia maritima, the genomic stretch AGTCTCTTTAATTTTTATCATTAAATAAAATAAAAGATTATTGTTTTTAGTTTGGATTTATTTGGATTTAAATTAAATGAGCCTAAAAAAAAGAGAAGAATTAACTTCTCTTTTAAATTAAAAAAATCTCAAGTGTAATATATTATTTTTTGTTTAGATTTATTATTTTTGTTTATTTAATTCCATTTTTTTATATTCAACGTCGCCGCTAACGATAGAATAAAATTTTAGATAATTTTCCTTTATGTGCTCTAATGCCTCAGATGCATTCCAAATAAAATCGCCATTTTTTTCAAATTTTTTTTGTGCTTCGTTGTTAAATTTTGTAACAGTTTCTTTTAATTGTTTTGCAAATTCTGCTTTTAGCTTTAAGCCATATTCTATGTGTATTATTAGATCTTCTAGATCTTTTTGGTTTAGATAGTCTAATAACATTTTTATTGTTTTTAAATGCTCGTCCAGTTGCGATTGGATAAATTCTGCTGTTTGCAAAAGGTATGTTAGAGCTAATTCTTTTTCCTTTCCTTGACTGGTTTTTATAATTTGGTCGAAAATTTCTTTTAATTTTTTTATTTCGTCTGTGTTGTAATCCAAAGATGAGTAAAGTATTCTTTTTATTTGCATTTTAGTTTCTAAATTTGCTTTTTCAAGAAAATAAAGTGCTTTATCGTCGAGAACATTTGTGAAATTATAATCTTCGGTGTTTAATTTCTTTATTTTTTCTTGTTCTTCTTTTTCTTTCTTTTTTTGATTTTCCAGTGTCTTGCCAATTTCTTTTAATTTTAAGATTGTATTTTGTCGTTTAGAGTCTTTTTCATCTTTTTGATGTTCTTGATTAGCAGGTTTTAGATCCCCAGATTCATTTTTAGAATTTTCGGAGCCTCCTTGTGAATTAGTGTGATCATTTATTTTGGGCTCAACTGTATTAACGGGTGCACATGAAATACAAATGAAAGTTAGTATCGCTGTAATAATGTTAATCTTAATTATTTTTAGTTCAAATGTTGTCAAAGTACTCTCCTTATAAATTAAAACTAATATTTATTAATTTTAATACAAAATAATAATATAACTATATTACAACATTTGTCAAATAACAATTTTATTATTTAATATTATTATTAAATAATAATGATAATCTTGAAAAGATTGAATTTTTATTAAGTCTTTTTAGTACATTATTGTTTTTGTGAGGATTTATTTGGATTTAAATTAAATGAGCCTAAAAAAAAAGAGAAGAATTAACTTCTCTTTTAAATTAAAAAAATCTCAAGTGCAACATATTTTTTTTGTTTAGATTAGTGGCTAGGCCTTAAAGAATCCAATTCTTTGTAATTTTCATTCATATGCTTTGCTAGTTCTTCTTCACTACTTTTAATGTTTTTATCATTTTTACTGTAAGCCTCAAGGGTTGCGTTTAAGGTTTTCCCCAATTTTTCTTTTAACTTTAAGTCAGATTCTAATTCCATTAGTAACGCTTCTGAATTTTCTTGATCTTTTTGATCCTCTTGGAGGATCTTGTCCAATATTTCTTTTATTAATTTTAAATTCTTTTCTAGGTTTATTTGAATCCCTAGTGATATGTCATAAATTAATCTTTTGGCTATATTCCTGTGTTCAGGATTTTTTTTAAGTTTTTCAAGAATTTCTTTTAACATTTTTATTTTTTTTGTATCATAATTTAAAACTGAATAAATAATTCTTTTTATTTGTAGTTGTTCAGTTTCGTTATCCCCATAAGAGTCGATTTTAAAAGTATCTTTCAAATCAAGTTGTTTATCAATTGTATTTATTTTTTCATCGTCTTGATCTTCCATTTTTTTTAGAATTTCTTTTGATTTTGAGACTTTAGTTTCTTCTCTAGATTCTTGACTTGCGGGGTTAAGATCTCTAGATTCTTTATTTAAAGGTTTAAGATCTTTAGATTTTTGATTTGAATTTTTTAGATCTCTAGATTCATCTT encodes the following:
- a CDS encoding complement regulator-acquiring protein → MTKPKLNIIKFKLNTITTILTLICISCAVNKTDPKVNRQTNPKETTQNFEDESRDLKNSNQKSKDLKPLNKESRDLNPASQESREETKVSKSKEILKKMEDQDDEKINTIDKQLDLKDTFKIDSYGDNETEQLQIKRIIYSVLNYDTKKIKMLKEILEKLKKNPEHRNIAKRLIYDISLGIQINLEKNLKLIKEILDKILQEDQKDQENSEALLMELESDLKLKEKLGKTLNATLEAYSKNDKNIKSSEEELAKHMNENYKELDSLRPSH
- a CDS encoding complement regulator-acquiring protein yields the protein MTTFELKIIKINIITAILTFICISCAPVNTVEPKINDHTNSQGGSENSKNESGDLKPANQEHQKDEKDSKRQNTILKLKEIGKTLENQKKKEKEEQEKIKKLNTEDYNFTNVLDDKALYFLEKANLETKMQIKRILYSSLDYNTDEIKKLKEIFDQIIKTSQGKEKELALTYLLQTAEFIQSQLDEHLKTIKMLLDYLNQKDLEDLIIHIEYGLKLKAEFAKQLKETVTKFNNEAQKKFEKNGDFIWNASEALEHIKENYLKFYSIVSGDVEYKKMELNKQK